The following proteins are co-located in the Spinactinospora alkalitolerans genome:
- a CDS encoding thiamine pyrophosphate-binding protein, protein MSDSRADARTGGDLAVETLAALGARTAFGIPGQHALGLFDALRRQPALRFVSSRVENNAAFAADGHARLTGEVTPLLVSTGPGALLTLASLQESRAASVPVLGISSQVPGAGLGGARRGFLHELPDQQAGFAGVVKSTHVVRHASQIPSAIAEAWRSAAGAPAGPAWVEIPQDVLLGPAGAPPVRDVDAAPAPLTPRAELVEEAARLLDGARRPVILAGGGVSRSRGQAALRDLAERLRAPVATTFGGKDAFAWDHPLSLQSWLEDRHVTDYLERADVLAVVGSGLGELSSNYHTFRPRGRLIQIDADLGKLEANHPALGICADAAATLAELARRVAARGADEAVTAEVAGVKDEVARRLAGQGLELERDVLAAVRAALPDDAPSFWDMTILGYWAWSAWDPRAAGMHSAQGAGGLGFGLPAALGAAAAHDGPVLAVSGDGGAMYSIAELATARQHDLDVTWLIVDDGGYGILREYMTGAFGEATHTELARPDFTALAHSFGVPAVRSTPERLRDDLAAALAAPGPSVVVLPAVLRMFEPTHLR, encoded by the coding sequence GTGAGCGACTCCCGCGCCGACGCCCGCACCGGCGGCGACCTCGCCGTCGAGACCCTGGCGGCACTGGGCGCACGCACCGCCTTCGGGATCCCCGGCCAGCACGCGCTGGGCCTCTTCGACGCGCTGCGCCGGCAGCCCGCGCTGCGGTTCGTCTCCAGCCGGGTCGAGAACAACGCCGCGTTCGCCGCGGACGGGCACGCCCGCCTCACCGGCGAGGTCACCCCGCTCCTGGTCTCCACCGGCCCCGGAGCGCTGCTGACCCTGGCCTCGCTGCAGGAGTCGCGCGCCGCCTCCGTGCCGGTGCTCGGGATCAGCAGCCAGGTCCCCGGCGCGGGCCTGGGCGGCGCCCGGCGCGGCTTCCTGCACGAACTGCCCGACCAGCAGGCCGGCTTCGCCGGTGTCGTGAAGTCCACCCACGTCGTGCGGCACGCCTCGCAGATCCCCTCGGCGATCGCCGAGGCCTGGCGCAGCGCGGCCGGCGCACCCGCCGGCCCGGCCTGGGTGGAGATCCCGCAGGACGTGCTGCTCGGCCCGGCCGGCGCGCCGCCGGTGCGCGACGTCGACGCCGCGCCCGCGCCACTCACCCCGCGCGCCGAGCTCGTCGAGGAGGCGGCCCGGCTGCTCGACGGCGCGCGCCGGCCCGTCATCCTGGCCGGCGGCGGCGTCTCGCGCTCGCGCGGCCAGGCGGCCCTGCGCGACCTCGCCGAGCGGCTGCGGGCCCCGGTGGCCACCACGTTCGGCGGCAAGGACGCCTTCGCCTGGGACCACCCGCTGTCGCTGCAGTCCTGGCTGGAGGACCGCCACGTCACCGACTACCTGGAGCGGGCCGACGTGCTCGCCGTGGTCGGCTCGGGGCTGGGCGAGCTGTCCAGCAACTACCACACCTTCCGGCCGCGGGGCCGCCTCATCCAGATCGACGCCGACCTGGGCAAGCTGGAGGCCAACCACCCGGCGCTGGGCATCTGCGCCGACGCCGCGGCCACCCTCGCCGAACTCGCCCGGCGGGTGGCGGCGCGCGGCGCCGACGAGGCGGTCACCGCCGAGGTCGCCGGCGTCAAGGACGAGGTGGCCCGGCGCCTGGCCGGGCAGGGCCTGGAGCTGGAGCGCGACGTGCTGGCCGCGGTGCGCGCCGCGCTGCCCGACGACGCGCCCAGCTTCTGGGACATGACGATCCTGGGCTACTGGGCCTGGTCGGCGTGGGACCCGCGCGCGGCCGGGATGCACTCGGCGCAGGGAGCGGGGGGCCTGGGGTTCGGGCTGCCCGCCGCGCTCGGGGCCGCGGCGGCCCACGACGGGCCGGTGCTCGCGGTCTCCGGCGACGGCGGCGCGATGTACTCCATCGCCGAGCTGGCCACCGCGCGCCAGCACGACCTCGACGTCACCTGGCTGATCGTCGACGACGGCGGCTACGGCATCCTGCGCGAGTACATGACCGGGGCGTTCGGCGAGGCCACCCACACCGAACTGGCCCGCCCCGACTTCACGGCGCTGGCGCACTCCTTCGGCGTCCCCGCCGTGCGCAGCACACCGGAGCGCCTGCGCGACGACCTCGCCGCCGCGCTCGCCGCACCCGGCCCGAGCGTGGTGGTGCTCCCCGCCGTCCTGCGCATGTTCGAACCGACCCACCTCCGGTAG
- the speB gene encoding agmatinase, with product MTTPIGPTDSSLVPRFAGPATFARLPRLDQVERADVAVVGVPFDTGVSYRPGARFGPSAIREASRLLRPYHPGLDVSPFAELQVADGGDIAVNPYSVGDAVETVDAAATDFVRAGTRLVTLGGDHTIALPLLRSLHRRHGPIAMLHFDAHLDTWDTYFGEPYTHGTPFRRAVEEGILDTEAIAHVGTRGPLYGKRDLDDDRRFGFGIVTSADVMRRGVDEITDALRQRIGARPLYVSVDIDVLDPAHAPGTGTPEAGGLTSRELLEILRGLASCHLVGADVVEVAPAYDHAQITATAASHVAYDLVSVLALNGAGGGARK from the coding sequence ATGACCACCCCGATCGGACCCACCGACTCCAGCCTGGTCCCCAGGTTCGCCGGCCCGGCCACCTTCGCCCGGCTGCCCCGGCTGGACCAGGTCGAGCGCGCCGATGTCGCGGTCGTCGGTGTCCCCTTCGACACGGGGGTCTCCTACCGGCCGGGCGCCCGCTTCGGCCCTTCGGCGATCCGCGAGGCCAGCCGGCTGCTGCGGCCCTACCACCCGGGCCTGGACGTCTCGCCCTTCGCCGAACTCCAGGTCGCCGACGGCGGCGACATCGCGGTCAACCCCTACTCCGTCGGCGACGCCGTGGAGACCGTCGACGCCGCTGCCACCGACTTCGTCCGGGCCGGGACCCGGCTGGTCACGCTGGGCGGAGACCACACCATCGCGCTGCCGCTGCTGCGCTCCCTGCACCGCCGGCACGGGCCCATCGCGATGCTGCACTTCGACGCCCACCTCGACACCTGGGACACCTACTTCGGCGAGCCCTACACCCACGGCACGCCGTTCCGCCGCGCCGTCGAGGAGGGCATCCTCGACACCGAGGCCATCGCCCACGTCGGCACCCGCGGCCCGCTCTACGGCAAGAGGGACCTCGACGACGACCGGCGCTTCGGCTTCGGCATCGTCACCTCCGCCGACGTGATGCGCCGCGGCGTCGACGAGATCACCGACGCGCTGCGCCAGCGCATCGGCGCGCGCCCGCTCTACGTCTCGGTCGACATCGACGTGCTCGACCCGGCGCACGCCCCCGGCACCGGGACCCCCGAGGCCGGCGGCCTGACCAGCCGCGAACTGCTGGAGATCCTGCGAGGCCTGGCCTCGTGCCACCTGGTCGGCGCCGACGTCGTCGAGGTCGCACCCGCCTACGACCACGCCCAGATCACCGCGACCGCGGCCTCCCACGTCGCCTACGACCTGGTCAGCGTGCTCGCGCTGAACGGGGCCGGGGGAGGGGCGCGCAAGTGA
- a CDS encoding sodium:solute symporter — protein MAIDLAVIAAYLLGMIALGWWGMRRTRDRADYLVAGRRLGVFMYSGTMAAVVLGGASTIGGVGLGYTYGLSGAWLVGAIGLGIIALHAFFARRISRLKVYTVSEMLDLRYGGNSRVVSGLVMWGYTFMLTVPSTLAFSTVFSGLFDMPRALAVILGGSIVVLYSTLGGMWSVTMTDIAQFVIKTVGLLLILTPVAVWHAGGFSGMRAELDAAHFDPLNIGGGTILTYFLIYTLGLLIGQDIWQRVFTGRNDRVVTTGGLGAGVYCLVYAVAGALIGTAAAVLFPGLDNPDDAFALIVSDTLPVGLAGLVLAAALSAVMSTASGALIACSTVTSSDLWPQARRLLGRGGADQPLSGSAGRDHDEVAANRVSTLVLGVASIGVALLVNDVVSALTVAYNILVGGLLVAILGGLVWKRGTRVGALSSMLVGAVVVIATMAVKGLLANEPIYYGLLASLVVYVAVSLATRPTDAAVLATWQRRVRGEADPEEEPTGARAG, from the coding sequence GTGGCCATCGACCTGGCGGTAATCGCCGCCTACCTGCTCGGCATGATCGCCCTGGGGTGGTGGGGCATGCGCCGCACCCGCGATCGGGCCGACTACCTCGTGGCCGGCCGGCGCCTCGGCGTCTTCATGTATTCCGGCACCATGGCCGCGGTCGTGCTGGGCGGCGCCTCCACCATCGGCGGCGTCGGGTTGGGCTACACCTACGGCCTGTCCGGAGCCTGGCTGGTCGGCGCGATCGGCCTGGGCATCATCGCCCTGCACGCCTTCTTCGCCCGCCGGATCTCCCGGTTGAAGGTCTACACCGTCTCCGAAATGCTCGACCTGCGCTACGGCGGCAACTCCAGGGTGGTCTCCGGGCTGGTGATGTGGGGCTACACGTTCATGCTCACCGTGCCCTCCACCCTGGCCTTCTCCACCGTCTTCAGCGGCCTGTTCGACATGCCGCGGGCCCTGGCCGTCATCCTGGGCGGCTCGATCGTCGTGCTGTACTCCACGCTGGGCGGCATGTGGTCGGTGACCATGACCGACATCGCCCAGTTCGTCATCAAGACCGTCGGCCTGCTGCTGATCCTGACCCCGGTCGCCGTCTGGCACGCCGGCGGGTTCTCCGGCATGCGCGCCGAGCTGGACGCCGCCCACTTCGACCCGCTCAACATCGGCGGCGGCACGATCCTGACCTACTTCCTGATCTACACGCTGGGCCTGCTCATCGGCCAGGACATCTGGCAGCGCGTCTTCACCGGCCGCAACGACCGGGTGGTGACCACCGGCGGGCTGGGCGCCGGGGTCTACTGCCTCGTCTACGCCGTCGCCGGAGCCCTCATCGGCACCGCGGCGGCCGTGCTCTTCCCCGGCCTGGACAACCCCGACGACGCCTTCGCCCTGATCGTCTCCGACACCCTGCCCGTCGGCCTGGCCGGCCTGGTGCTGGCCGCGGCGCTGTCCGCGGTCATGTCCACCGCCAGCGGCGCGCTGATCGCCTGCTCCACCGTCACCTCCAGCGACCTGTGGCCGCAGGCCCGCCGGCTGCTCGGCCGCGGCGGCGCCGACCAGCCCCTCTCCGGCTCGGCAGGGCGCGACCACGACGAGGTGGCGGCCAACCGGGTCTCCACCCTCGTCCTGGGCGTCGCGTCGATCGGCGTGGCGCTGCTGGTCAACGACGTCGTCTCGGCCCTCACCGTCGCCTACAACATCCTGGTGGGCGGCCTGCTGGTGGCGATCCTCGGCGGCCTGGTGTGGAAGCGCGGCACCCGCGTCGGCGCCCTGAGCTCCATGCTCGTCGGCGCGGTCGTGGTCATCGCGACCATGGCGGTCAAGGGCCTGCTGGCCAACGAGCCCATCTACTACGGGCTGCTCGCCAGCCTCGTCGTCTACGTCGCCGTCAGCCTCGCCACCCGGCCCACCGACGCCGCCGTGCTCGCCACGTGGCAGCGGCGGGTGCGCGGCGAGGCCGATCCCGAGGAGGAGCCGACCGGCGCTCGGGCCGGATGA
- a CDS encoding PucR family transcriptional regulator, whose amino-acid sequence MSALAHGGDGAHDGQTVPLRTVVERRGLGLRVLVPPPGPEEPRIRWAVVSELPDPVPYLNGRELLLTAGVDMSATPAAVRRYVTGLVEAGVSVLGFGVTPVHDAVPPALIAQCRGQGLPLLEVPGETPFVAVGQAVGEELERLHVADVRRLGEAHRALAKAVTAAAPTDRAIRTLSQALDCWVALVGDRLLTHARSVPALTDEVTELIAKLRAPHGPRSAKARMRADEVFLHAVGEDPRPRDVLLLGRPTPFGMTDRAVLGTAVALLGLLLRSDRRAEPVPGRLLTRLLLETGRGDDLAPLLAELVPGAGATLRVLRACWAGRGAPPPLADPAPLFGTGLVEAVEGGVRAVVADLGAAAEHLSGLEELRGDGWLAALSGPARPAELPAADRQASSLLVRARAMGEPLVWPERADPFSAVIDAERARAAARSLLGPLSEDTDAARSLRETLRAWLARHGNWDRAAADLGSHRNSVRYRIGRIERDLHVDLTDPEHRMRLWFALSWLESEGG is encoded by the coding sequence TTGTCGGCACTCGCACACGGTGGTGACGGCGCTCACGACGGCCAGACGGTTCCGCTGCGCACGGTCGTCGAGCGGCGCGGGCTCGGCCTGCGCGTCCTGGTGCCGCCGCCGGGCCCGGAGGAGCCGCGGATCCGCTGGGCGGTGGTCAGCGAGCTGCCCGATCCCGTTCCCTACCTCAACGGCCGGGAGCTGCTGCTGACCGCGGGGGTCGACATGTCCGCGACGCCCGCCGCGGTGCGCCGCTACGTGACCGGGCTGGTCGAGGCCGGGGTGAGCGTCCTGGGCTTCGGCGTGACGCCGGTGCACGACGCGGTGCCGCCGGCCCTGATCGCCCAGTGCCGCGGCCAGGGCCTGCCGCTGCTGGAGGTCCCCGGCGAGACGCCGTTCGTCGCGGTCGGCCAGGCGGTCGGCGAGGAACTGGAGCGGCTGCACGTGGCCGACGTGCGCCGGCTCGGCGAGGCGCACCGTGCGCTGGCCAAGGCCGTCACGGCGGCCGCACCGACCGACCGTGCGATCCGCACGCTCTCCCAGGCGCTGGACTGCTGGGTGGCGCTGGTCGGCGACCGGCTGCTCACCCACGCCCGCTCGGTGCCGGCGCTGACCGACGAGGTGACCGAGCTGATCGCCAAGCTGCGCGCGCCGCACGGCCCGCGCAGCGCGAAGGCGCGGATGCGCGCCGATGAGGTGTTCCTGCACGCCGTCGGCGAGGACCCGCGCCCCAGGGATGTACTGCTGCTGGGCCGGCCCACGCCGTTCGGCATGACCGACCGGGCCGTGCTGGGCACGGCCGTGGCGCTGCTCGGGCTGCTGCTGCGCAGCGACCGGCGGGCCGAGCCCGTCCCCGGGCGGCTGCTGACCCGGCTGCTGCTGGAGACCGGACGCGGCGACGATCTGGCCCCCCTGCTGGCCGAACTGGTTCCGGGGGCCGGCGCGACGCTGCGGGTGCTGCGGGCCTGCTGGGCCGGCCGGGGCGCCCCGCCTCCGCTCGCCGACCCCGCCCCCCTCTTCGGGACCGGGCTGGTCGAGGCCGTGGAGGGCGGGGTGCGCGCGGTGGTGGCCGATCTCGGCGCCGCGGCCGAGCACCTGAGCGGGCTGGAGGAGCTGCGCGGCGACGGCTGGCTGGCCGCGTTGAGCGGCCCGGCGCGCCCGGCCGAGTTGCCTGCGGCGGACCGGCAGGCGTCGTCGCTGCTGGTGCGGGCCAGGGCGATGGGCGAGCCGCTGGTGTGGCCCGAGCGGGCCGACCCGTTCAGCGCCGTGATCGACGCCGAACGGGCGCGGGCCGCCGCGCGCTCACTGCTCGGCCCGCTGTCCGAGGACACCGACGCCGCGCGGAGCCTGCGCGAGACGCTGCGGGCCTGGCTGGCCCGGCACGGCAACTGGGACCGGGCAGCCGCCGACCTGGGCTCCCACCGCAACAGCGTCCGCTACCGGATCGGCCGCATCGAACGCGACCTGCACGTCGACCTGACCGACCCGGAGCACCGGATGCGCCTGTGGTTCGCCCTGAGCTGGCTGGAGTCAGAGGGCGGCTAA
- the nrfD gene encoding NrfD/PsrC family molybdoenzyme membrane anchor subunit has product MSTSDVTKQGMRGARPGREALTGSKRVRRRRGDRHAMVPEAEFRSYYGKPVLNQVPWAATDIAGYLFLGGLAGASSVLAAGAELTGRPDLARAMKVGALGAISGSVVALVHDLGRPARFVNMLRVCKPSSPMSMGSWLLAGYGPLAGAAAATSVTGLFPRLGTAATLGAGLVGPAVASYTAPLICDTAVPSWHEGYRQMPFVFVGSGAAAAGGLGMLAAPVGQAGPARRAAVLGAGLELAATELMERRMGMVAEPYRTGRAGALMRAAKTLTAAGAVGGALLGGRSRLASALSGAALIAGSACTRFGVFHAGVQSAADPKYTVVPQRERVRESGLISDQPKVPKAREASEPAAG; this is encoded by the coding sequence TTGAGCACCTCGGACGTGACCAAGCAGGGGATGCGCGGCGCCCGGCCGGGGCGCGAGGCCCTGACCGGATCCAAGCGGGTCCGGCGGCGGCGCGGCGACCGGCACGCGATGGTGCCCGAGGCCGAGTTCCGCTCCTACTACGGCAAACCGGTCCTCAACCAGGTGCCGTGGGCGGCCACCGACATCGCGGGCTACCTGTTCCTCGGCGGCCTGGCCGGCGCCTCGTCGGTGCTGGCGGCCGGGGCCGAGCTGACCGGCCGCCCCGACCTCGCCAGGGCCATGAAGGTGGGCGCGCTCGGGGCGATCTCCGGCTCCGTCGTCGCGCTCGTGCACGACCTGGGCCGGCCGGCCCGGTTCGTCAACATGCTGCGCGTGTGCAAGCCGTCCTCGCCGATGAGCATGGGCTCCTGGCTGCTGGCCGGCTACGGGCCGCTCGCCGGAGCGGCCGCGGCCACGAGCGTCACCGGCCTCTTTCCGCGCCTGGGCACAGCGGCCACGCTGGGAGCCGGACTGGTCGGGCCGGCCGTCGCCTCCTACACCGCCCCGCTGATCTGCGACACCGCGGTCCCGTCCTGGCACGAGGGGTACCGGCAGATGCCGTTCGTCTTCGTCGGCTCCGGCGCCGCCGCGGCGGGCGGGCTGGGCATGCTGGCCGCCCCGGTCGGGCAGGCCGGACCGGCCCGGCGGGCCGCGGTGCTGGGCGCCGGGCTGGAGCTGGCCGCGACCGAGCTGATGGAGCGGCGGATGGGCATGGTGGCCGAGCCCTACCGCACCGGCAGGGCCGGGGCGCTGATGCGGGCGGCCAAGACGCTGACGGCCGCCGGGGCCGTCGGCGGGGCGCTGCTGGGCGGCCGCAGCCGCCTCGCCTCGGCGCTGTCCGGAGCGGCCCTGATCGCGGGCTCGGCCTGCACCCGCTTCGGCGTCTTCCACGCCGGGGTGCAGTCCGCGGCCGACCCCAAGTACACCGTCGTGCCCCAGCGCGAGCGCGTCCGGGAGAGCGGCCTGATATCGGACCAGCCGAAGGTCCCCAAGGCCAGGGAGGCGAGCGAGCCGGCAGCGGGGTGA
- a CDS encoding 4Fe-4S dicluster domain-containing protein, whose translation MGFFTDTSVCIGCKACEVACKEWNMIPEDGLNFTGMSYDNSEGLSADTWRHVAFIEQRLPLGEQETSGARPASAGGGGAPVDLGMPSFDLPGAQTGEAERGDFRWLMSSDVCKHCTHAACLDVCPTGSLFRTEYGTVVVQEDICNGCGYCVPACPYGVIDKREDDGRVWKCTLCYDRLGDGLEPACAKACPTDSIQFGDLDELRERAAGRVERLHEEGITSARLYGDDPDDGVGGAGAFFLLLDEPEVYGLPPDPVVTTRDLPDIWKHAGVAALTLLAGLTATFVRRRG comes from the coding sequence ATGGGGTTCTTCACCGACACCAGCGTGTGCATCGGCTGCAAGGCCTGCGAGGTCGCCTGCAAGGAATGGAACATGATTCCCGAGGACGGCCTGAACTTCACGGGCATGTCCTACGACAACAGCGAGGGCCTGAGCGCCGACACCTGGCGGCACGTCGCCTTCATCGAGCAGCGGCTTCCGCTCGGCGAGCAGGAGACCAGCGGCGCCCGACCGGCCTCCGCCGGCGGCGGAGGCGCACCGGTGGACCTGGGGATGCCCTCCTTCGACCTGCCCGGTGCGCAAACCGGCGAGGCCGAGCGCGGCGACTTCCGCTGGCTGATGTCATCGGACGTGTGCAAGCACTGCACGCACGCCGCCTGCCTGGACGTCTGCCCGACCGGCTCGCTGTTTCGCACCGAGTACGGCACGGTCGTCGTCCAGGAGGACATCTGCAACGGCTGCGGCTACTGCGTGCCGGCCTGCCCCTACGGGGTCATCGACAAGCGCGAGGACGACGGCAGGGTGTGGAAGTGCACCCTGTGCTACGACCGGCTCGGCGACGGACTGGAGCCGGCCTGCGCCAAGGCCTGCCCCACCGACTCCATCCAGTTCGGCGACCTCGACGAACTGCGGGAGCGGGCCGCCGGGCGCGTCGAACGACTGCACGAGGAGGGCATCACCTCGGCCCGGCTCTACGGCGACGACCCCGACGACGGGGTCGGCGGCGCCGGCGCGTTCTTCCTGCTCCTGGACGAGCCGGAGGTCTACGGTCTGCCGCCCGACCCGGTCGTGACCACCCGGGACCTGCCCGACATATGGAAGCACGCCGGCGTCGCCGCGCTCACGCTGCTGGCCGGCCTGACCGCGACATTCGTGAGGAGGCGGGGTTGA
- the fdh gene encoding formate dehydrogenase produces MGVRTWIESWPVYRQLTGDDPSGRGAAVSSARTKALTPRTQDADRIVKSVCPYCAVGCSQNVYVRDEEVVQIEGNPDSPISRGRLCPKGAASLQLTTGPSRRHTVLYRPPHATDWQELDLETAMDMVADRVIETRRRTWQWEDDDGTRVNRTMGIASLGGATLDNEENYLIKKLLTGLGVIQVENQARVCHSATVAGLGTSFGRGGATTFMQDQQNSDCIVIEGSNYAENHPVGFQWVMEAKARGAVVIHVDPHFSRTSALADLHVPIRAGTDIAFLGGIINHVIANDKYFKDYVVAFTNAATIVNEEFRDTEDLDGLFSGFDTDSRDYDVTTWMYEGMQVAAASGKRDQFHPERMPDEDVSKSARPEQQGSGGAPMKGEAHQDETLQDPRCVFQILKRHYARYTPELVEEVCGIPQDVFAEVCEHLTRNSGPDRTSVFCYAVGWTQHTVGSQYIRAASVLQLLLGNIGRPGGGIQALRGHASIQGSSDIPTLFNLLPGYIPMPHAHEQQDMDAFVAADAARKGYWANMKDYLVSLMKAWYAPASADNDFCFDHLPRITGSHSTYDTVMEQLAGNCKGYFLMGENPTVGSANAKAQRMGMANLEWLVVRDFSLIESATWWKDGPEIDSGELRTEDIATEVFFFPAASHTEKSGTFTNTNRMLQWHDRAVLPKGDARSDLWFMYHLGRRIRAKLAGSTDPMDRPILDLTWEYPLEEGEEPSAEAVLAEINGYDAEGHPLSGYEQLRDDGSTSCGCWIYCGVYADGVNQAARRKPAGHQDWIAAEWAWSWPMNRRILYNRASADADGNPWSDRKALVWWDAEKERWQGHDVPDFEVGKAPDYRPEEGVEGVAALTGTDAFIMQADGKGWLYAPAGLTDGPIPTHYEPQDSPFSNPLYKQQRSPTRLIYPGEHNRYHPDPGDPGSGVYPYVVTTYRLTEHFTAGGMSRWTPYLAELQPEFFCEVSPELAEERGLRHGEWATIISARNAIEARVLVTDRMAPLRVQGRTIHQIGLPYHWGPNGHSTGDAANELTSISLDSNVHIQEVKALTADIRPGRRPRGPQRPELVRQYQRRAGVTDATGTEV; encoded by the coding sequence ATGGGTGTGCGCACGTGGATCGAATCATGGCCGGTGTATCGGCAGTTGACCGGGGACGATCCCTCGGGCCGCGGTGCCGCTGTCTCCTCCGCGCGCACCAAGGCCCTCACCCCCCGCACCCAGGACGCCGACCGGATCGTGAAGTCGGTCTGCCCGTACTGCGCGGTCGGCTGCTCGCAGAACGTCTACGTCCGCGACGAAGAGGTCGTCCAGATCGAGGGCAACCCGGACTCCCCGATCAGCAGGGGGCGGCTCTGCCCCAAGGGGGCGGCCTCCCTCCAGCTCACCACCGGGCCCTCGCGCCGGCACACGGTGCTGTACCGGCCGCCGCACGCGACCGACTGGCAGGAACTCGACCTCGAGACCGCCATGGACATGGTCGCCGACCGGGTCATCGAGACCCGCCGCCGGACCTGGCAGTGGGAGGACGACGACGGCACGCGGGTCAACCGCACGATGGGCATCGCCAGCCTCGGCGGCGCGACACTGGACAACGAGGAGAACTACCTGATCAAGAAGCTCCTCACCGGACTGGGCGTGATCCAGGTGGAGAACCAGGCCCGGGTCTGCCACAGCGCGACCGTCGCCGGCCTGGGCACCTCCTTCGGCCGCGGCGGCGCCACGACGTTCATGCAGGACCAGCAGAACTCCGACTGCATCGTCATCGAGGGCTCCAACTACGCCGAGAATCACCCGGTGGGCTTCCAGTGGGTCATGGAGGCCAAGGCGCGCGGCGCGGTCGTCATCCACGTCGACCCGCACTTCAGCCGCACCAGTGCGCTGGCCGACCTGCACGTGCCCATCCGCGCCGGGACCGACATCGCCTTCCTCGGCGGCATCATCAACCACGTCATCGCCAACGACAAGTACTTCAAGGACTACGTCGTGGCCTTCACCAACGCCGCGACCATCGTCAACGAGGAGTTCCGCGACACCGAGGACCTCGACGGCCTGTTCTCCGGCTTCGACACCGACAGCCGCGACTACGACGTCACCACCTGGATGTACGAGGGCATGCAGGTCGCGGCGGCCTCGGGCAAGCGCGACCAGTTCCACCCCGAGCGGATGCCCGACGAGGACGTCAGCAAGTCGGCCCGGCCCGAGCAGCAGGGCTCCGGCGGCGCCCCGATGAAGGGCGAGGCGCACCAGGACGAGACGCTGCAGGACCCCCGCTGCGTCTTCCAGATCCTCAAGCGCCACTACGCGCGCTACACCCCGGAGCTGGTCGAGGAGGTCTGCGGCATCCCCCAGGACGTGTTCGCCGAAGTCTGCGAGCACCTCACCCGCAACTCCGGACCGGACCGCACCAGCGTCTTCTGCTACGCGGTCGGCTGGACCCAGCACACGGTCGGCTCCCAGTACATCCGCGCGGCCTCCGTGCTGCAGCTGCTGCTGGGCAACATCGGCCGCCCGGGCGGCGGCATCCAGGCGCTGCGCGGCCACGCCAGCATCCAGGGCTCCAGCGACATCCCCACCCTGTTCAACCTGCTGCCCGGCTACATCCCGATGCCGCACGCCCACGAGCAGCAGGACATGGACGCGTTCGTGGCCGCCGACGCAGCCCGCAAGGGCTACTGGGCGAACATGAAGGACTACCTGGTCAGCCTGATGAAGGCGTGGTACGCGCCGGCGTCGGCCGACAACGACTTCTGCTTCGACCACCTGCCCAGGATCACCGGCTCGCACAGCACCTACGACACCGTCATGGAGCAGTTGGCGGGCAACTGCAAGGGCTACTTCCTGATGGGGGAGAACCCGACCGTCGGCTCGGCCAACGCCAAGGCCCAGCGCATGGGCATGGCCAACCTGGAGTGGCTGGTCGTGCGGGACTTCTCCCTGATCGAGAGCGCCACCTGGTGGAAGGACGGCCCCGAGATCGACTCGGGCGAGCTGCGCACCGAGGACATCGCCACCGAGGTGTTCTTCTTCCCTGCGGCCTCCCACACCGAGAAGTCCGGGACCTTCACCAACACCAACCGGATGCTGCAGTGGCACGACCGGGCCGTCCTGCCCAAGGGCGACGCCCGCAGCGACCTGTGGTTCATGTACCACCTCGGGCGCAGGATCCGGGCCAAGCTCGCCGGCTCCACCGACCCGATGGACCGGCCGATCCTCGACCTGACCTGGGAGTATCCGCTGGAGGAGGGGGAGGAGCCCAGCGCCGAGGCCGTGCTCGCCGAGATCAACGGATACGACGCCGAAGGCCACCCCCTCAGCGGTTACGAGCAGCTGCGCGACGACGGTTCGACCTCGTGCGGGTGCTGGATCTACTGCGGCGTCTACGCCGACGGCGTCAACCAGGCCGCGCGCCGCAAACCGGCCGGGCACCAGGACTGGATCGCCGCGGAATGGGCGTGGTCGTGGCCGATGAACCGGCGCATCCTCTACAACAGGGCCTCCGCCGACGCCGACGGCAACCCGTGGAGCGACCGCAAGGCCCTGGTGTGGTGGGACGCGGAGAAGGAGCGCTGGCAGGGCCACGACGTGCCCGACTTCGAGGTCGGCAAGGCCCCGGACTACCGGCCCGAGGAGGGCGTCGAGGGGGTCGCGGCGCTGACCGGGACCGACGCCTTCATCATGCAGGCCGACGGCAAGGGCTGGCTGTACGCGCCGGCCGGGCTCACCGACGGCCCGATCCCCACCCACTACGAGCCCCAGGACTCTCCGTTCAGCAATCCGCTGTACAAGCAGCAGCGCAGCCCCACCCGGCTGATCTATCCCGGAGAGCACAACCGGTACCACCCCGACCCGGGCGACCCGGGCTCCGGCGTCTACCCCTACGTAGTCACCACCTACCGGCTCACCGAGCACTTCACCGCGGGCGGGATGAGCCGGTGGACCCCGTACCTGGCCGAACTCCAGCCGGAGTTCTTCTGCGAGGTCTCGCCCGAACTCGCCGAGGAGCGCGGGCTGCGCCACGGGGAGTGGGCCACCATCATCAGCGCGCGCAACGCCATCGAGGCCCGCGTGCTGGTCACCGACCGCATGGCCCCGCTGCGGGTGCAGGGCCGCACGATCCACCAGATCGGGCTGCCCTACCACTGGGGGCCCAACGGGCACAGCACCGGTGACGCCGCCAACGAGCTGACCTCGATCAGCCTCGACTCCAACGTCCACATCCAGGAGGTGAAGGCCCTGACCGCCGACATCCGGCCGGGACGGCGGCCACGCGGACCGCAGCGCCCCGAACTCGTCCGCCAGTACCAGCGCCGCGCCGGCGTCACCGACGCCACCGGAACGGAGGTGTGA